The Deltaproteobacteria bacterium DNA window ACCTCACCGCGGTGGCCGGCCACCAGATGCTGATCCTCGCGCACGGGTGGCTGGCCTGGGAGTTGACAGGGTCTGAGTACGTGCTGGGCGCCCTGGGGCTGGTGGCCGCCACCCCGGCGATAGCGCTGACGCTCTTCGGCGGCGCGGCCGCCGACAAGCTGGAGCTCCGGCGCTTCCTCATGTTGCTCCAGTACGTCACCGCGCTCCTGCTGCTGGCGCTGGCCACGCTGGTAACCACCGGGCTGGTGCAGGTCTGGCACGTGTTCGCCGTCGCCGCCATCCACGGCGGCATACAGGCCTTCGACCATCCCGCCCGCCAGGCGCTTTTCCCGCACCTCCTGGACCGCTCGCACCTGATGAACGCGGTGAGCCTCAATTCCATGATCTGGCCGGGCACCCGAATCTTCGGACCCGCCCTGGCGGGGTTCACCATCGACTACGTGGCGGACTACACCGGCGCCCCCCTGTCCGGCGCCGGGGCGGCCTACTATGTAGCCGCGGCGACCTACCTGGCTTTCGGCCTGTTGCTCCTTCCCGTACGGGTGCCGTTCATCGAACGCACCCGGGGCGGCAACTTCGTCCGCACTCTCCTGGGCGGGCTCTCGTTCGTATGGACCCGCAAGCTCTTTCGCTCCCTCATCGGACTGAACTACCTGGACATCTTCCTTCTGGCGTCCCACACCGCGCTCCTGCCGGTCTTCGCCGATGTCGTGTTCCGCGGCGACGGCTCCACCCTGGGTACCCTGTACGTGGTCAGCGGCATCGGCGCCCTGCTCGGCGCCCTGGTGGCCGCCAACCTCGGATACTTCCCGAAGCGCGGGTGGCTGATTCTCATGGGCGCGGGAATCCATGCCTTCTTCCTCACGCTGTTCGGGTTTTCCGGCGCCTTCCCGCTGGCATTGGGCATGCTGTTGTTGGCCGGCGTCGGCCTCTCCTTCTTCATGGTAAGCACCCAGACCTCGGTCCAGACACGCGTCCCCGACCAGTACCGCGGCCGGGTCATGGCCATCTGGGGCATGAACTACAGCGTCGTCCTCCCCTTGGGGCAACTGCAGATGGGCGCCGTCGCCGGCCTGTCCCGGGACCACTTGTCACCGTTCCTCGGCAGGCTCGCCGGCGCCCCGTCGGCGGTGATTCTTGGGGGTCTCGTCATGCTTGGGGCGGCGGGGATCATGGCGGTTTCCAACCGTGGGGTGCGGGAGCTGAGGCCGGAGGGGCCGGAGTAGGATGGGCGGC harbors:
- a CDS encoding MFS transporter — protein: MNQTLTRLGDKLHVFRVLQYRSFRLYWFGHLTAVAGHQMLILAHGWLAWELTGSEYVLGALGLVAATPAIALTLFGGAAADKLELRRFLMLLQYVTALLLLALATLVTTGLVQVWHVFAVAAIHGGIQAFDHPARQALFPHLLDRSHLMNAVSLNSMIWPGTRIFGPALAGFTIDYVADYTGAPLSGAGAAYYVAAATYLAFGLLLLPVRVPFIERTRGGNFVRTLLGGLSFVWTRKLFRSLIGLNYLDIFLLASHTALLPVFADVVFRGDGSTLGTLYVVSGIGALLGALVAANLGYFPKRGWLILMGAGIHAFFLTLFGFSGAFPLALGMLLLAGVGLSFFMVSTQTSVQTRVPDQYRGRVMAIWGMNYSVVLPLGQLQMGAVAGLSRDHLSPFLGRLAGAPSAVILGGLVMLGAAGIMAVSNRGVRELRPEGPE